A DNA window from Deltaproteobacteria bacterium contains the following coding sequences:
- a CDS encoding MBL fold metallo-hydrolase, producing MPKNISPASIQANPSEPAEPESTKPGWMRIIVLDVGQGDSTLLVSPENEAILIDVGPPDTGPPAIFSVLEDLGITHLEHIFISHLQEDHMGGLKTILGKGFANAEDVINKTNRNVGETVSLGPATIQIKASNGWIGTLPPPPNADADENNLNHALVIQYGQFRYFTDGDMPGGGGNPPYQTIDFETPLAPLIGDIDVMLIPHHGSNTSTNPIFLDTLKPEVALISFGDNNEYFHPHPSVLARLKKAGVKIYTTERGSITRNNETDINIIQGNICLLTNGETYFVKAYAIDKCTPPPL from the coding sequence ATGCCAAAAAATATTTCGCCCGCCAGCATTCAAGCGAATCCAAGCGAACCGGCTGAGCCGGAATCGACCAAACCGGGATGGATGCGGATTATTGTGCTTGATGTCGGGCAAGGAGATTCCACTCTCCTTGTTTCTCCGGAAAATGAAGCGATATTAATTGATGTGGGGCCCCCAGACACGGGTCCTCCTGCAATTTTTTCGGTCCTCGAAGATTTAGGCATCACCCATCTGGAACATATTTTCATCTCCCACCTTCAGGAGGATCATATGGGAGGACTCAAAACTATTTTGGGCAAAGGTTTTGCCAATGCAGAAGATGTGATCAACAAAACAAATAGGAATGTTGGAGAGACGGTTTCCCTTGGTCCCGCAACCATTCAAATCAAGGCCAGCAATGGCTGGATTGGAACATTGCCGCCGCCTCCCAATGCTGATGCCGACGAAAATAATTTAAATCACGCTCTTGTCATCCAATACGGACAGTTCCGCTATTTTACCGACGGGGACATGCCCGGGGGTGGCGGCAATCCGCCCTATCAGACTATTGATTTTGAAACACCGCTTGCTCCGTTGATCGGAGATATTGATGTAATGCTGATTCCGCATCACGGCAGTAACACAAGCACAAACCCGATTTTTCTCGATACGCTCAAACCGGAGGTGGCTTTGATTTCATTTGGCGACAACAATGAATATTTTCATCCTCACCCTTCCGTGCTGGCGCGGCTTAAAAAAGCCGGCGTGAAAATCTACACCACAGAACGGGGTTCCATCACTCGTAATAATGAGACGGACATCAACATCATTCAAGGCAA